The DNA sequence TTTACCGTCCATCACCTTGAGGTAGACCAGGCCGTCGACCTCCAGCTGAGTGTTATCCTTCGAGATACAGCTCTGTGGCGGCACATCCAGCACCTGCTCACGGGTGTCGTGGCGATAGGCTACGCGGTCGAAGAAGGGAATTAAAAAGTGAAAACCTGGCTGTAACACCACCCTAAACTTACCCAGACGCTCGATAACGTGTACCTCGCGCATGGGAACGATCAACAATAGGTTATAAAGAATAAAGAAAACGAAGAGTATAAAAATGGTAAATTCGAACATAGATTCCATCCTGTAAAGTAGCAGCCAGGCTATGCCTGCTCTGTCAAAGGTTCAACGACCAGGGCAATATTCTCGCGACAGATCACTCTGACGCGCGCGCCGATAGGGATCTCGCTGCCATCACCCAGTGCTGGCCATTCGCTTCCCTGAAACTCGACGCGCCCCTGCTGCTGTGCTGGGCCGATCACCGCCTTGACGACGGCAACTTGGTTATAAAGGTCAAACTCCTCATCGGTATTATCCACATGGGAATCACCACCCACCAAGCGCTGTGTCAGCTGACGAAAAGCCAGTAACAAGACGATAGCGGCGATGAACCAGAGCGTCAGGGCCTGCACAAAGCCTTCGACCCAACCTAGGGTCAATGCGCCCGCCACCACCACACAGGCGGCACCCAGGAAAATAACGATACCGCCAGGCAGAATGATCTCGGCTAACATCAAGACTAAACCGACGGCAATCCAGATAAAGATAGGATTAGAAAACTCCATATTTCCCCCCTGAAATGAGAGTATCCCTG is a window from the Shewanella loihica PV-4 genome containing:
- a CDS encoding NfeD family protein, coding for MEFSNPIFIWIAVGLVLMLAEIILPGGIVIFLGAACVVVAGALTLGWVEGFVQALTLWFIAAIVLLLAFRQLTQRLVGGDSHVDNTDEEFDLYNQVAVVKAVIGPAQQQGRVEFQGSEWPALGDGSEIPIGARVRVICRENIALVVEPLTEQA